The following proteins are co-located in the Hydrogenispora ethanolica genome:
- the sat gene encoding sulfate adenylyltransferase codes for MLLTPHGGVLVRQYLEPEQVAEYQEQLPDFKKCILDEIEFSDLTLIANGAFSPLKGFNNQADYEGILKESRLASGWVWPLPIVLSVSPEKQAEQGYRCGDPIALVTPDGQFQGMMELEEIYRRDREREAIAIFGTADRKHPGVDYLFSKGEIALGGTIKAKPVQITQFPEYELTPLQTRAEFARWGWQSVVAFQTRNPIHRAHEYLQKVALESVDGLFIHPLVGFTKPGDIPAAVRMRCYQALLAGYYPAGRVLLAVFPAAMRYAGPKEAVFHALVRKNYGCSHFIVGRDHAGVGNYYGTYDAQNIFEQFSAAEIGITVLKYENTFYCKRCGNMASAKTCPHSGGDLLYLSGTKVREMLSDGLPLPAEFTRPEIAAILMEFYQSQPLPV; via the coding sequence ATGTTGCTCACTCCGCATGGAGGAGTTTTAGTCCGGCAATACCTGGAACCGGAACAGGTCGCGGAATATCAGGAACAGCTGCCGGATTTTAAAAAATGTATTTTGGATGAGATTGAATTCTCTGACCTGACGCTCATCGCCAATGGCGCATTCAGCCCTTTAAAAGGCTTCAACAATCAGGCTGATTACGAAGGAATATTAAAGGAATCCAGGCTCGCCTCCGGATGGGTATGGCCGCTGCCTATCGTCTTGAGCGTCAGCCCTGAGAAACAGGCCGAGCAGGGTTATCGCTGCGGCGACCCAATCGCCTTGGTGACGCCGGATGGACAGTTTCAAGGAATGATGGAGCTTGAAGAGATTTACCGGCGCGACCGCGAGCGGGAAGCAATCGCCATCTTTGGGACTGCCGACCGGAAGCATCCCGGGGTTGATTATCTCTTTTCGAAAGGGGAGATCGCGCTGGGCGGAACGATTAAGGCAAAGCCGGTCCAGATCACGCAGTTTCCCGAGTACGAACTGACTCCTTTACAAACTCGCGCTGAGTTTGCGCGGTGGGGTTGGCAAAGCGTGGTTGCATTTCAGACCCGGAATCCTATCCATCGCGCCCATGAATACTTGCAGAAAGTTGCCTTGGAATCGGTGGACGGTCTATTCATCCATCCCCTGGTAGGTTTCACCAAGCCCGGCGACATTCCGGCAGCCGTTCGGATGCGTTGTTATCAGGCACTGCTCGCGGGGTACTATCCGGCGGGTCGGGTCTTGTTGGCGGTTTTCCCAGCCGCCATGCGCTATGCCGGGCCTAAGGAAGCGGTCTTCCATGCCTTGGTCCGAAAGAACTATGGATGCAGCCATTTTATCGTCGGCCGGGATCATGCGGGGGTGGGGAATTATTATGGGACATACGACGCCCAGAACATCTTCGAGCAATTTTCAGCCGCCGAGATCGGGATTACGGTTCTAAAGTATGAAAACACCTTTTACTGCAAACGGTGCGGAAATATGGCCTCCGCGAAGACCTGCCCTCATTCCGGTGGGGACCTGCTTTATTTGAGCGGCACCAAAGTCCGGGAAATGTTAAGTGATGGACTGCCGTTGCCCGCCGAATTCACCAGGCCGGAAATTGCCGCGATTTTGATGGAGTTTTATCAGTCTCAGCCATTACCGGTATAA
- a CDS encoding mannose-1-phosphate guanylyltransferase, translating into MSLPVFVIMAGGRGERFWPRSRRTHPKQLLSLVGEQSLLQASVERIRKLTEDRRIYVVTNRDYVEKVRDQLPMLPERNILVEPESRNTAPCVGLAATYIASHFRGEDPVMAILPSDLLVRRPEFMRKMLQSGIDYATAHDVGVIYGAWPTRPETGYGYIQLGKVAAKESGVTFHEVAGFKEKPDSATAAQYLVSQEYLWNGGIFVWRVRCLLQELAAHLPQLATGLETLKAWLGTAAETERLKEIYPRIPAISFDYGILEKTRNIVVIPADFGWDDLGSWNSLERYLPQDDFGNVAQGDLIALDSSNCIVYSERKPVVTLGVSDLIIVEAEDSLLVCAKQRAQDMKKVLERLREEHHEELL; encoded by the coding sequence ATGAGCTTGCCGGTTTTTGTGATTATGGCCGGCGGGCGCGGCGAGCGTTTTTGGCCGCGCAGCCGTCGAACCCATCCCAAGCAGTTGCTTTCCTTGGTAGGCGAACAGTCACTGCTGCAGGCTTCGGTGGAACGGATCCGGAAACTTACTGAGGATCGGCGCATTTATGTCGTTACCAACCGGGATTATGTGGAAAAAGTCAGGGACCAACTGCCGATGCTGCCCGAGCGGAATATCCTGGTGGAGCCCGAAAGCAGGAATACGGCCCCCTGCGTCGGGTTGGCGGCGACCTATATTGCAAGCCATTTTCGGGGTGAGGATCCGGTCATGGCTATTCTGCCCAGCGACCTACTGGTGCGGCGACCGGAGTTTATGCGAAAGATGCTGCAGTCCGGGATCGATTACGCGACTGCCCATGATGTGGGAGTGATTTATGGTGCCTGGCCGACCCGCCCCGAGACGGGATACGGTTATATTCAGCTGGGAAAAGTCGCTGCCAAAGAAAGTGGCGTGACCTTCCACGAAGTGGCCGGATTCAAGGAAAAACCCGATTCCGCCACGGCCGCTCAATATCTGGTCAGCCAAGAGTACCTTTGGAACGGAGGGATCTTTGTCTGGCGGGTCCGATGTCTTCTCCAAGAGCTCGCGGCTCACCTTCCGCAACTGGCCACCGGGCTGGAAACATTGAAAGCGTGGCTTGGAACGGCAGCGGAAACGGAGCGGTTGAAAGAGATCTATCCCAGGATTCCCGCCATTTCATTTGATTATGGAATTTTGGAAAAGACCCGGAATATCGTGGTTATCCCGGCTGATTTCGGTTGGGACGATTTGGGGAGCTGGAATTCGCTCGAACGCTATTTGCCGCAGGACGATTTTGGAAACGTCGCTCAAGGCGATTTAATCGCTCTGGACTCGTCGAACTGCATTGTATATAGCGAGCGGAAACCAGTCGTTACTTTGGGGGTCTCCGACCTGATCATCGTGGAGGCGGAAGACTCCCTGTTGGTCTGCGCCAAACAGCGGGCCCAGGATATGAAAAAGGTTCTGGAGCGGTTGAGAGAAGAGCACCATGAGGAACTGCTTTGA
- a CDS encoding phosphomannomutase/phosphoglucomutase produces MSHVFREYDIRGVAERDLTPDFVRDLGKSLATFYQKRNVNTISVGYDCRLSSVPFKTILIESLLQSGMTVYDIGLSPTPLVYFSLFSLPVGGGVMITGSHNPPNENGFKICLGKTTIFGEEIQELRRIMEARDYRTGQGTLIEKPIIAEYLADLKGRIHPGAKPLKVVLDAGNGTGNLLAVPLYRSLGWEVIELFSEPDGNFPNHHPDPTIPENLADLKAEVLANRADLGISFDGDADRIGVIDAQGRVLWGDQLMIIYAGDIVKTKPGAKIIGEVKCSQTMFDRIREMQGDPIMWKVGHSLIKAKMKEEGALLAGEMSGHLFFADRYYGYDDAIYSGARLLEILSHASASLSEMVDGLPKTYSTPEIRVDCPENKKFDVVRELARHFQAKYQVIDIDGARIIFPNGWGLVRASNTQPVLVTRFEANSNEALQAIREEVQAALQKLLA; encoded by the coding sequence ATGTCGCATGTTTTCCGTGAATATGACATCCGAGGCGTGGCCGAACGCGATCTAACCCCCGATTTTGTGAGAGACCTCGGCAAATCCCTGGCCACATTCTATCAAAAACGTAACGTCAATACGATCAGCGTCGGCTACGACTGCCGTTTGAGTTCGGTTCCGTTTAAAACCATTTTGATCGAAAGCTTGCTCCAATCGGGAATGACCGTTTACGATATCGGCCTTTCCCCAACTCCTCTGGTCTATTTTTCATTATTCAGCCTGCCGGTCGGCGGCGGGGTGATGATCACCGGCAGCCACAACCCGCCCAACGAAAACGGCTTCAAAATCTGCCTCGGCAAAACGACCATCTTTGGCGAAGAGATCCAGGAGTTGCGGCGGATCATGGAAGCCCGGGATTACCGGACCGGGCAAGGCACGTTGATCGAAAAACCGATCATTGCCGAGTATCTTGCCGATTTGAAGGGCCGGATCCATCCTGGCGCCAAACCCCTTAAAGTCGTTCTGGATGCCGGCAACGGGACCGGCAATCTGTTGGCCGTCCCCCTGTACCGTAGCTTGGGCTGGGAAGTGATCGAGCTTTTTTCGGAACCGGACGGGAATTTTCCCAACCACCATCCGGACCCGACCATCCCCGAGAATCTGGCCGACCTGAAAGCCGAAGTCCTGGCCAACCGGGCCGATCTCGGCATCTCCTTCGACGGCGACGCCGACCGGATCGGAGTCATTGACGCCCAAGGTAGGGTCCTCTGGGGCGACCAATTGATGATTATTTATGCCGGGGATATTGTCAAGACCAAACCGGGCGCCAAGATTATCGGCGAGGTAAAATGCTCCCAAACCATGTTCGACCGGATCCGGGAGATGCAGGGCGACCCGATCATGTGGAAGGTCGGGCATTCCTTGATCAAAGCCAAGATGAAGGAGGAGGGGGCCTTGTTGGCCGGGGAGATGAGCGGGCATTTATTCTTTGCCGATCGTTATTACGGTTATGACGACGCCATTTATTCCGGCGCCCGGCTACTAGAGATTCTTTCTCATGCCTCCGCCAGCCTTTCCGAAATGGTGGACGGCCTGCCCAAAACCTATTCCACTCCCGAGATCCGGGTGGACTGCCCCGAGAATAAGAAATTCGATGTCGTCCGCGAGCTGGCGCGGCATTTCCAAGCCAAATATCAAGTCATCGATATCGATGGCGCGCGGATCATCTTCCCGAACGGCTGGGGACTGGTGCGGGCTTCAAATACCCAACCGGTTCTGGTAACCCGATTTGAAGCCAACTCCAATGAGGCCTTACAGGCCATCCGGGAAGAAGTCCAAGCGGCGCTGCAAAAACTGCTCGCATAG
- the aroC gene encoding chorismate synthase — protein sequence MIRFLTAGESHGPALTAIIEGLPAGLPLTAAAIQADLDRRRQGYGRGGRMQIEGDQVAILSGVRHGSTLGSPVTLQILNRDWERWQEVMAVAPGMGSAAVTIDQDERISSLKANVTAPRPGHADLAGALKYQQSDIRNILERASARETAARVSVGAVARRILQEFEIEVFSGVLQIGTVRLAEPPEDMVRYREEARNSPVAAPDSEVSRLMTAEIDRAKSAGDSLGGVIEVIARGVPPGLGSHVHWERRLDSRLAGALMSIPAIKGVSVGLGFQAAGLPGSQVHDEIGYAPGQGYSRRTNHAGGIEGGISNGEMIRVSLAMKPIPTLYRPLRTVDIVSKEPVQASVERSDTCAVPAAAVVAEAMVCWVLAEALTEKCGGDHLEEMRAHYRDYLAAIRSF from the coding sequence ATGATCCGTTTTTTAACAGCCGGAGAATCCCATGGTCCGGCTTTGACTGCAATTATTGAAGGTCTTCCCGCGGGGTTGCCCCTGACCGCCGCGGCGATTCAGGCCGATCTGGACCGGCGTCGCCAGGGCTATGGTCGGGGGGGGCGGATGCAGATCGAAGGTGATCAGGTGGCGATCCTATCAGGCGTAAGGCACGGCAGTACGCTGGGTTCGCCGGTCACGCTACAGATTCTGAACCGCGATTGGGAACGTTGGCAGGAGGTGATGGCTGTCGCGCCGGGAATGGGTTCCGCCGCGGTGACCATCGATCAGGATGAGCGAATCAGTTCGTTGAAGGCCAACGTCACAGCGCCGCGGCCCGGACATGCCGATCTGGCCGGAGCTTTAAAATATCAGCAGTCCGATATCCGGAACATCCTGGAGCGGGCCAGCGCCCGCGAGACTGCTGCCCGGGTATCCGTCGGGGCAGTCGCCCGCCGGATTCTGCAGGAGTTTGAGATCGAGGTTTTCAGCGGAGTATTGCAGATCGGCACGGTCCGTCTGGCGGAACCGCCCGAGGACATGGTCCGGTATCGCGAAGAAGCCAGGAACTCTCCGGTGGCGGCTCCGGATTCCGAGGTTTCCCGACTGATGACGGCGGAGATCGATCGCGCCAAGTCGGCCGGGGATTCGCTGGGAGGAGTAATCGAAGTGATCGCCCGGGGCGTCCCGCCGGGGCTGGGCAGCCATGTCCATTGGGAGCGCCGGCTCGATTCGAGGCTGGCTGGGGCATTGATGAGCATTCCGGCCATTAAGGGAGTGTCCGTCGGTTTAGGATTTCAGGCAGCCGGGTTGCCCGGCTCGCAAGTCCATGATGAGATTGGGTATGCGCCGGGACAAGGATATTCGCGGCGGACCAATCATGCCGGCGGGATCGAGGGCGGGATCAGCAACGGAGAAATGATCCGCGTTTCCTTGGCGATGAAGCCCATCCCCACTCTCTACCGGCCGCTTCGGACCGTGGATATCGTCTCCAAGGAACCGGTTCAGGCCAGTGTAGAACGGTCCGATACCTGTGCCGTTCCGGCGGCGGCAGTGGTGGCCGAAGCCATGGTCTGCTGGGTGCTGGCCGAAGCATTGACCGAAAAATGCGGTGGCGACCATTTGGAGGAGATGCGGGCTCATTACCGGGATTATCTGGCGGCAATCAGGAGTTTTTAA
- a CDS encoding shikimate kinase, whose amino-acid sequence MKIALIGFMGTGKTLLGRMLAARLHYEFIDTDQLIEIRQGQSIAELFATRGEAYFRQLEQELARELAGRDGLVIATGGGFVLNPVNLERLREGGVIVSLIAPAETIYDRVKCNDDRPLLAVADPLARIRELLQQRAVIYQGADIVLDTSLKVPDELIEELVSRLTAKGYGNEII is encoded by the coding sequence ATGAAAATCGCGCTCATCGGATTCATGGGAACCGGCAAGACATTGCTGGGAAGGATGTTGGCCGCGCGGCTCCACTATGAATTCATCGATACGGATCAGTTGATCGAAATCCGACAAGGCCAAAGCATTGCGGAGCTCTTCGCCACGCGGGGCGAAGCCTACTTTCGCCAGTTGGAGCAGGAATTGGCCCGGGAACTGGCAGGCCGGGATGGCCTGGTCATCGCCACGGGCGGCGGATTTGTGTTGAACCCGGTTAATCTGGAACGATTGCGTGAAGGTGGCGTAATCGTTTCGCTGATTGCACCGGCGGAAACGATTTATGACAGAGTGAAATGCAATGATGACCGGCCCTTGCTGGCGGTAGCCGATCCTTTGGCCCGAATCCGGGAGCTTCTGCAGCAAAGAGCCGTCATTTATCAAGGGGCGGATATCGTGCTCGATACCTCGCTCAAAGTACCCGATGAGCTAATCGAGGAGCTGGTTTCGCGATTGACGGCGAAAGGATATGGGAATGAAATCATTTGA